The Acidimicrobiales bacterium region GTCGGCCAGGTCGGCCCGGCGCCAGATGTCGAGGTGGTTGCGGCGGCCGTGCACGCCGTAGGGCACGTCGCGGGTGGTGGCGTAGCGGCGGCGGAGCCGGGGCAGCGGGTTGGCGACCTGGCGGAGGGTGATGCCCGGGTGTTCGGGGGGCGCGAAGGTGGCGTCCATTCGCTGCCGGTAGTCGGGGCCGAGGCCGTCGACGAGGGCGGCTTCGAGCACCTCGTCGGCCTCCGAGGCGACCCGGTCGAGCGCGACGAGCCCGGCCCATGACGCGGCGGTGAGTGCCAACCCGGCCCGACCGGTGCCGGTGCGCAGCGCCCCGGCCTTGACGAACCCGGCGGAGAGCGCAGCCTGCCAGGCGAGGGTGTGCAGCGGCATCTCCGAGATGGTGACCCCATCGCCGAACGCGAGGACCGAAGCGCGACCCGACCGGCTCACCGGGTGCCAGGCGTTGAGCGTGCGGGCGGCCCCGATGGCGCTGGCCGCCAGGAAGATCGACCCTGCGCGCCGTTCCATGGTCGCCGAGGCTACCCGGCCACCGATCGGTCGGCGCCCCGCCGCTGATGGGGACGAGCCGAGCTCGCGGCGACATCGATGACGCCGGCGGTGTAGGAATTCGCGCGTCCCGAGCGATGGAAGGGATGGTGAGCAACGTTCCCGTGTCCGATCAACGCCGAGCCCTGCTGTCGCTCTATGACCGCGCCGCGCCCGAGGTCTACGGATACCTGGCGTCGCGTTGTGGGTCGGCGAGCATCGCCGAGGACCTGACCGGCGAGAGCTGAGCCCCGGCACAGCGACCTCGCTCACCGCTACGCTTTTCGGCATGCCGGGGCCATACGATCGACAGCTCGAACCGCACCAGCAGTACACCTACACGCTCGATTCCGAGTCGGGCCACTCATCGGTCTACAGCGATCCCCCGACCCGTTCCGGGGGCTACTCGTCGCAGTTGGCTCCGGACTCGACCGCGAACGCCTACTACTCCGAGCCACGACCACCCTCGGGATACGCGCAAGCCCTCAACTCTCCAGGCGGTTCGTACTCGACCCCCACCAAGCCCACCGCTTCGGGACCGACCGACGACGCGATCGACTCCATGCTCGCCGGCAGCGGCGGTCGGATCACCTCCCGCATGATGCGCCAGCTCGAGCGCAAATCGTTGGGCGATTCCACTGGGTCGAAGCTGCCGCAGTGGCCACCGGCGCCGCCATCGAGCACCGAGCAGAAGCGACAGAAGATCATGTCGCGGGTGAACAAGACCAAGACCACCGACTCCGAAGGTGGAGACCTGTCCTTCGCCGGCAGGGACGGCCCCCTCGCCGGCAAGCAGCTCGTGGACCACTACCAGGGCGAGGACAAGGGGGTGGCCTGGCGCACCAACCTCGGGGGTTGGGCGAGGGGTCGCGGGCTCGATCCCAGCGACCCGGACGTGCGCAAGCAGTGGGAGCAGTTCCGCGACAGCGACCAGGTCACGACCCGTTACGACCACGATCCCCATGCCCGAGAGAAGTCACGCCTCAAGGAGAAGGCAAACGGCAAGGTCAAGACCACCCACGACCGCCGGGAGTACAACGACTACGCCGACGAGCACGGCTGGGTGATGAGCCCCGACACCGGCTCCATCCACACCTTCGACCACACCAACCACCAGCGGGGTCCCGACGGCAAGCAGGTGAACATGCACCACTCGAGCCCCCTCGCCGGCGGCAACGTCGCTGGTGCCGGGTTGATGAAGATCGAGGACAAGCACATCACCGAGGTCACCGACGAGAGCGGGCACTACCGCCCCGAGGGCGAGTACACCTACCAGGCGGTCAACGAGATGGCCGGGCGGGGTCTGCTCGACCGCAAGGCAAAGAGCGACGACCGCGACGTGCACCAGTCCGGTCGAGGGAACCTCTCGGCAAGGGTCACTCTTGGCGGCGCGGTGGGACGCGACGGCCGACCCGGCAAGGGGTGGCTCAACGACGAGGAGGGCATCTACAAGGGCAACCTCACGCTCCCCTACCAGGCGTTCCTCCAGACCCGCGGCAACGAGCGCCAGGCCCGGGCCAAGGTCGCCATGCAGGAAGAGCTGCTCGGCAAGACTCCCAAGACCGAGGCCACGTCGGAGGGTCGGGGTGCCAGCTCGCTCGGCTCAGGGCAGAGCCAGGAGGCGCCGCCGACCGGCGTCGGCACCTACGTCGAAGACGACTTCGCTCCCAAGGGCACCTACGTCGAAGACGACTTCGCTCCCAAGGGCACCTACGTCGAAGACGACTTCGCTCCCAAGGGCACCTACGTCGAAGACGACTTCGCTCCCGAGGGCACCTACTACCGCCTCGAGCCATAGGTAGGGAGGAACGCGTCGACGTCGTCCCACCTGTCGCCGACACCGCTACCTCTGCGATGCGTCGCCGAGGTGCTGCACCCATCGGTCCGCTTCGACGTGGCTCCGTACGCGCACGAAGTCGAGGTGCGCCCACCTCTCATCAGCCATCGCCTCGAGATAGCGCCGGCGCAGGGCGTGGTGCCTGGTCCACGCCCAGCGGATCACCGACCGCTCGGGATCCCACCGCCACAGGTTGGACAGGGGCTCGCGGTTGCCGTTCCAAAGCTCCTCGCGGGTCACCGTCCGCCGCACGGTCCTCACGACGATCTGGCGCATGACGGTCCTGCGGGGCAGATCGAGCCACACGACGGTGTCGGCCCGCTCCCAGACCGGCCCCTCGCACACCACCGCCCGGTAGTTGCCGTCGACCACCCAGCGGTCACCGCTCGTGGCGCGATCGACCTCGACGAGGAACCGCTCGGGATCGATCGGCTCCCACCCGCGCTGGTGGTGAGCGGCGTCGAGCTCGATCCAGGGCGCGCCGATGGCGGCCGCGATCCGTCGCGCCAGGCGCGACTTGCCCGACCCCGAGGTCCCAACGACCGAGACACGCCTCACCGGACCAGCATCGCGCCCGAGACGACCGCCGTCGGGCCGAGAAACCAATCGGTGGCATCGGACCGCCACACGCCACACTGGGACCCATGGTTGCTCTCATCGGTCTCGACGGCGACGACACCCTGTGGCACAGCGAGTCCTTCTTCGCCATGACCGAGGACGCCCTCGCGGAGCTGCTGGCCCCCTACGCCGACGGCGGCGACCTCCGAGCCCGCATGGTCGAGCGGGAGCGGGCCAACCTACGCCTCTTCGGATACGGGGTGAAGGGGTTCACCCTGTCGATGATCGAGACCGCGATCGAGATCTCCGGTGGCCGCGTGGCAGCGAGCGAGATCCAGGCCATCATCGACCACGGCAAGGCGCTGCTCGACCACCCGATCGAGCTGCTCGACGGTGTCGACCAGGTGGTCGGCGAGCTGGCACCCCACCACCGCATGGTGATCATCACCAAGGGAGACCTGTTCCACCAGGAGAGCAAGGTCGCGGCGTCGGGGCTGTGGGAACGGGTGGCCGGCGTGGAGATCGTGGCCGAGAAGGACGAGGCGACCTACCAGCGCGTGCTGGATCGCTACGGCACACCCGCCGACGAGTTCTTGATGGTGGGCAACTCGGTGCGCAGCGACATCCTGCCGGTGCTCGAGATCGGGGGCAGCGCCGCCCACGTCCCCTACCACGTCACCTGGGAGCTCGAGGTCGTCGACCCGCCCGAGGTCGACCACGAACGCTTCTGGCCCCTCGACACGATCCGGGACCTCCCCACCCTGTTGCACAAGATCGACCCCGCCCCACCGCCCACGTCTCGGTGAGACCGGCGGTAGGGTCGCTTCCATGCGAATCGGAGCCGTCCTTCCCCACAACGAGATCGGGACCGACCCCGGCGCGATCACCGCCTACCTCCAGGGTCTCGAAGAGATGGGCGTCACCCATCTGCTGGCCTATGACCACGTCCTCGGAGCCGACCCCAACCGCCCCGGCGGCTGGGACGGGCCCTACGACAAGGACGTCGCGTTCCACGAGCCGCTCACCTTCTTCGGCTTCGCCGCGGGAGTGACCTCACACATCGAGCTGGTGAGCGCGGTGCTGATCCTGCCCCAGCGTCAAGCGGTGTTGGTCGCCAAGCAGGCGGCCGAGGTGGCCGTGCTCTCGGGTGGCCGGCTGCGGCTCGGGGTCGGCGTGGGTTGGAACCAGATCGAGTACCAGGGTCTCGCCGAGGATTTCACCACCCGCGGCCGCCGGCAGGGCGAACAGGTCGAGCTCATGCACCGGTTGTGGACCGAGGACAGCGTGTCGTTCGACGGCGAGTTCCACACCGTCGACCGGGCGAGCATCAACCCCCGGCCAGCGGCGCCGATCCCCGTCTGGTTCGGTGGGGCCGCACCGGCGCTGCTGGAGCGCTGCGGACGCCTCGGCGATGGGTGGATCCCTCTCGGCAAGCCCAACGAATCGTCCCGAAGTCGGTTGGCCACCATCCACCGGCATCGCGAGGCGGCGGGGCGGGCGTCCGAACCGTTCGCGGTGCAGGCCCAGGCCCAGTACCGCGGCGGCGACCCCGAGCGGTGGCGGAGCCACGCCGAGCAATG contains the following coding sequences:
- a CDS encoding LLM class F420-dependent oxidoreductase — its product is MRIGAVLPHNEIGTDPGAITAYLQGLEEMGVTHLLAYDHVLGADPNRPGGWDGPYDKDVAFHEPLTFFGFAAGVTSHIELVSAVLILPQRQAVLVAKQAAEVAVLSGGRLRLGVGVGWNQIEYQGLAEDFTTRGRRQGEQVELMHRLWTEDSVSFDGEFHTVDRASINPRPAAPIPVWFGGAAPALLERCGRLGDGWIPLGKPNESSRSRLATIHRHREAAGRASEPFAVQAQAQYRGGDPERWRSHAEQWRDLGATHLAVATHNASPTDVDGHLQRVAEYQEAVSDL